Proteins encoded by one window of Streptomyces sp. NBC_01477:
- a CDS encoding helix-turn-helix domain-containing protein, which produces MSTISRFGPELRRLRQEAGLTLTEFSVALNYDKGHLSKVERGERSASPELARRCDAFLGANGGLQRLAARPETDSDSTETPAAPSPWLVGRRAVLAAGTGSLIDFGLKLDGQASPVADPLLPSFRAQFDQLRKLGQSTAPKVLLPLLETQTRMVTGLAAGAPSATRTPALLLASRFAEFTGWMAQEAGDSGAALGWTGEAAELARAGGDPYLGSYALVRRALVTLYDGDAASTITLARRAQSDELPPRIRGLAAQREAQGHALVGDERDCLRSLDRARELLDSDDARSGAGPVIGTTHVSDPAEMTTGWCLHDLGRPKAAAEVLDREYRRLPTHALRTRARYGFRRSLAHAASGEVEHACTIAGELLGVMPAVPSATVNSDVRRLARELSRFRSSRAVRDLQPALARVLAPAHD; this is translated from the coding sequence ATGAGCACAATTTCACGTTTTGGCCCGGAACTCCGCCGTCTACGGCAGGAAGCGGGGCTGACTCTGACCGAGTTCTCCGTGGCACTCAACTACGACAAGGGGCACCTCAGCAAGGTCGAGCGGGGGGAGCGTTCCGCGTCCCCCGAACTGGCCCGCCGATGCGACGCCTTCCTCGGTGCGAACGGCGGGCTGCAGCGCCTGGCCGCCCGCCCCGAGACCGACTCGGACTCCACCGAGACCCCTGCCGCCCCGAGCCCGTGGCTCGTCGGGCGCCGGGCGGTCCTCGCGGCGGGTACGGGGTCGCTGATCGACTTCGGCCTGAAACTCGACGGTCAGGCGTCCCCGGTCGCCGACCCCCTCCTTCCCTCCTTCCGCGCGCAGTTCGACCAGCTGCGAAAGCTCGGCCAGTCCACCGCACCGAAGGTCCTGCTTCCCCTGCTGGAAACGCAGACACGTATGGTCACCGGACTGGCCGCCGGCGCCCCGTCCGCCACCCGGACTCCGGCGCTCCTGCTCGCGTCGCGGTTCGCGGAGTTCACCGGCTGGATGGCCCAGGAGGCCGGGGACAGCGGCGCGGCACTCGGCTGGACCGGTGAGGCCGCCGAACTGGCGCGCGCCGGGGGCGATCCGTACCTCGGTTCCTACGCGCTCGTGCGACGCGCCCTGGTCACGCTCTACGACGGGGATGCCGCGAGCACCATCACTCTGGCCCGCCGGGCCCAGAGCGACGAACTCCCACCGCGCATCCGGGGACTCGCGGCCCAGCGGGAGGCGCAGGGGCACGCGCTCGTCGGCGACGAACGCGACTGCCTCCGCAGCCTCGACAGGGCGCGGGAGCTGCTCGACAGCGACGACGCCCGCAGCGGCGCCGGGCCCGTGATCGGCACCACCCACGTGAGCGATCCGGCGGAGATGACGACCGGCTGGTGCCTGCACGACCTCGGTCGCCCCAAGGCCGCCGCCGAGGTCCTCGACCGTGAATACCGCCGCCTCCCGACCCACGCGCTGCGCACCCGCGCCCGGTACGGATTCCGCAGGTCCTTGGCCCACGCCGCCTCCGGAGAGGTCGAGCACGCGTGCACGATCGCCGGGGAGCTCCTGGGGGTGATGCCGGCTGTTCCTTCGGCGACGGTGAACAGCGACGTACGGCGTCTCGCGCGGGAGCTCTCCCGGTTCCGGAGCAGCCGGGCCGTACGCGATCTGCAACCGGCACTGGCACGGGTACTCGCCCCCGCGCACGACTGA
- a CDS encoding toll/interleukin-1 receptor domain-containing protein translates to MPDVFVNYRTGDEESAATMIARELARRFGAERIFFASNSIEAGRRYPVELVKAVEECEALLAVIGPRWAEVLGADGRPALEAEQDWTRREIRTALDRGILVIPVLVGKATRIDRALIPDDLLELADCQYKRFDHRNSESDLTALGDTLARLLPDLGTPDHDARAARERAEAKSRKKKTAQDAGHTRMRTRDVEQRVRGGIGNLNGDLSGTFLNEPQGPVNTGRGHQYNAPHFQGDNTGVQFTAGDNSGTVHQRFEREGRRSDDGR, encoded by the coding sequence ATGCCCGACGTCTTCGTCAACTACCGCACAGGCGACGAGGAATCCGCCGCGACCATGATCGCCCGGGAACTCGCCCGGCGGTTCGGCGCCGAGCGGATCTTCTTCGCCAGCAACTCGATCGAGGCCGGACGCCGTTACCCGGTGGAACTGGTCAAGGCGGTGGAGGAGTGCGAGGCGCTCCTCGCCGTGATCGGCCCGCGCTGGGCGGAGGTGCTGGGGGCCGACGGCCGCCCCGCCCTCGAAGCCGAGCAGGACTGGACCCGCCGTGAGATCCGGACCGCGCTCGACCGCGGGATCCTGGTGATCCCCGTGCTCGTAGGAAAGGCCACGCGGATCGACCGTGCCCTCATCCCGGACGATCTGCTGGAGCTGGCGGACTGCCAGTACAAGCGGTTCGACCACCGCAACTCCGAGTCGGACCTGACGGCGCTCGGCGATACCCTCGCCAGGCTGCTGCCCGACTTGGGCACACCGGATCACGACGCCCGTGCGGCGCGGGAGCGGGCCGAGGCGAAGTCCCGCAAGAAGAAGACGGCCCAGGATGCCGGGCACACCAGGATGCGGACGCGCGATGTCGAGCAGCGCGTGCGTGGCGGCATCGGAAACCTCAACGGAGACCTGTCCGGCACCTTCCTCAACGAGCCGCAGGGGCCGGTGAACACCGGTCGGGGGCATCAGTACAACGCGCCCCACTTCCAGGGTGACAACACCGGGGTCCAGTTCACGGCAGGCGACAACAGCGGTACGGTCCACCAGCGCTTCGAGCGCGAGGGCCGGCGTTCGGACGACGGACGATGA
- a CDS encoding L,D-transpeptidase, with product MGRTTRAQGRGSTVKRANKIISVAALVAVIAAGVSGCGGGSSSSGSRSAAPPATAKAGAGPASTPSRPTSSTTPQRPKMLLDTIEPQSGTTVGVAMPISVTFSKAVAVPARADIEKHLKLTTSTPVTGAWHWFGSERVDFRPKAYWPTGTKVTLDAELAGVGDGNGRYGVRSYLHSFTVGPDDEVHVYADQHLMKVYRDGSVTKTFPIDAGSAKYPSWTGTMAVMGKAREVLMDSCSVHIACSKSDPNYYHANYPFAVELTSSGTYVHYSDGDPQPGHSAGSHGCVHLSMANAQWFYAFARQGDPVTITGSASPAASADNGYADYDVTDWSSWISPKASGLGQLTTPTTT from the coding sequence GTGGGGCGGACGACACGAGCACAGGGGCGAGGCAGTACCGTGAAACGAGCGAACAAGATCATCAGTGTGGCCGCACTGGTGGCGGTGATAGCGGCGGGCGTGTCCGGCTGCGGTGGCGGTTCATCCTCCTCCGGGTCCCGGTCGGCGGCCCCTCCTGCCACGGCGAAGGCGGGCGCCGGCCCCGCGTCGACGCCTTCGCGGCCGACGAGCTCGACGACGCCTCAGCGGCCGAAGATGCTGCTCGACACCATCGAACCGCAGAGCGGTACGACGGTGGGGGTGGCGATGCCGATCTCCGTCACCTTCAGCAAGGCGGTGGCCGTCCCGGCGCGCGCGGACATCGAGAAGCACTTGAAACTGACCACCTCGACCCCGGTGACCGGCGCCTGGCACTGGTTCGGTTCCGAGCGGGTGGACTTCCGCCCCAAGGCGTACTGGCCCACCGGGACGAAGGTCACCCTCGACGCGGAACTCGCCGGGGTGGGCGACGGGAACGGACGCTACGGAGTCCGCTCCTACCTGCACTCCTTCACCGTCGGCCCGGACGACGAGGTGCACGTCTACGCGGACCAGCACCTGATGAAGGTGTACCGCGACGGCTCGGTGACCAAGACTTTCCCGATAGACGCCGGCAGCGCGAAGTACCCCTCGTGGACCGGGACGATGGCGGTCATGGGCAAGGCCCGTGAAGTGCTCATGGACTCGTGCAGCGTCCACATCGCCTGTAGCAAGAGCGATCCGAACTATTACCACGCCAACTATCCGTTCGCCGTGGAACTCACGAGCTCCGGAACGTACGTGCACTACTCCGACGGCGACCCCCAGCCGGGCCACAGCGCCGGCTCGCACGGCTGCGTCCACCTGTCGATGGCCAACGCGCAGTGGTTCTACGCCTTCGCCCGCCAAGGAGACCCCGTCACCATCACCGGCTCCGCCAGCCCCGCCGCCTCAGCGGACAACGGCTACGCCGACTACGACGTGACCGACTGGAGCAGCTGGATCTCCCCCAAGGCCAGCGGACTCGGCCAGCTCACCACCCCGACCACGACCTGA
- a CDS encoding DNA-binding protein has product MPGTLLLDSEGLSKLYRKDRAVLALVQAASEEGVRVATSAMTTLEADYDRVHPARITWVLSRVDVHDITKEVTVQAAALLRTHNLHGHQYAIDAAFAVIARIAARPCTVLTSDPEDLTLLCGPTVEVHKV; this is encoded by the coding sequence ATGCCCGGCACCCTCCTGCTCGACAGCGAAGGCCTCTCCAAGCTGTATCGAAAGGACCGCGCCGTCCTGGCCCTGGTCCAGGCGGCATCGGAAGAGGGAGTCCGCGTGGCCACCAGTGCCATGACCACCCTTGAGGCCGACTACGACCGGGTTCACCCTGCTCGCATCACCTGGGTCCTGTCCCGCGTCGACGTTCACGACATCACCAAGGAAGTCACCGTTCAGGCCGCGGCGCTCCTACGCACCCACAACCTTCACGGTCACCAGTACGCGATCGACGCCGCTTTCGCTGTCATCGCCCGCATCGCCGCCCGTCCTTGCACCGTTCTCACCTCCGACCCCGAGGACCTGACGCTCCTGTGCGGCCCCACCGTGGAAGTGCACAAGGTGTGA